A genomic stretch from Antarcticibacterium flavum includes:
- a CDS encoding GAF domain-containing protein, with the protein MKNQLEEFPLDIKISFHKIIEQYRKQVEKEPGSIARNYMEELLEYIGSFPELSEGIEDAEDLKRLKDPIRILLDDLFPGILTDNEIKAASLPFHNIIFNPSNRLKNLLNAAGEDYVLEMRELSDDMKYIYGCILVLNHHYNYGIDFSRPLYYDIPDKNGIVKHYRLALNADFLEIFPGKGAKEITDKDVDQLIQNIDDVSLWKEKFPPRSWIFKGFTILNLTDVTVDDAISRLKTTLLQQEPAEQGDLDKFQEVFRSIYKISDLKVGFTIYNKREMIFERMNGREAQSFILHNQMVSDCKTGICENSFRSLIEDQSYFTIANVDSYARKTGNNLLAQNLKESNIKSCILAPIASGQELLGVLELVSFRKNELNSINAIKLDDILPYIVTAVQRNRSEFENRIKAVIQSECTSIHPSVLWIFEKEAKRFIKDMDEDGLASFKDIAFKDVYPLYGQIDIVASSEARNTAIQKDLIHQLEMVENIIEKANEIEGLPIYDQVRFRIREFMEELKDSLNASSEQKIFNLLQKEVNPIMDHIKDQSADLEKLVLEYQKELNPETGVVYIRRKHYDETVQRINRTMARFIDRQQVAAQSIYPHYFERYKTDGVDHNMYIGASLTFNRPFNMVYLYNLRLWQLRTMCEMENRFYQIQQSTPISLDAASLILVFNTTLSIRYRMDEKKFDVDGTYNARYEIIKKRIDKAFIKNTEERITQKGKIVVVYSQSSDEREYLRYVKYLQTKNYLGDEIELLELEDVQGVIGLKAIRVNILYTPNEQEPDRTITYEGLMEYLDEVKGDHKTYD; encoded by the coding sequence ATGAAAAACCAGTTAGAGGAATTTCCACTTGACATAAAGATAAGTTTCCATAAGATCATTGAGCAGTATCGCAAGCAGGTAGAAAAGGAGCCGGGAAGTATTGCCAGGAATTACATGGAAGAATTGCTGGAATACATAGGTTCCTTTCCTGAATTATCTGAAGGTATTGAAGATGCTGAAGATCTAAAACGGCTTAAGGATCCCATACGCATACTTCTTGATGACCTTTTCCCCGGAATTCTTACAGATAATGAGATCAAGGCGGCCTCCCTGCCGTTTCATAATATCATTTTTAACCCCTCCAACAGGCTTAAGAATCTCCTTAATGCCGCAGGAGAGGATTATGTCCTGGAGATGAGAGAGCTAAGTGATGATATGAAATATATTTATGGATGTATCCTGGTACTTAATCATCATTATAATTATGGGATCGATTTTTCCAGGCCATTATATTATGACATCCCAGATAAGAATGGAATTGTAAAGCATTACAGGTTGGCCCTGAATGCAGATTTCCTGGAGATCTTCCCGGGGAAAGGTGCCAAAGAAATTACAGATAAGGATGTAGACCAGTTGATCCAGAATATTGATGACGTTAGCCTATGGAAGGAAAAGTTTCCACCCAGGAGCTGGATCTTCAAAGGATTTACAATCTTAAATCTTACAGATGTTACCGTAGATGATGCCATATCCCGGCTTAAAACCACCTTGCTGCAACAGGAACCGGCAGAGCAGGGGGATCTTGATAAATTTCAGGAAGTCTTCAGGTCAATTTATAAGATATCAGATCTCAAGGTGGGATTTACTATTTACAATAAAAGGGAAATGATCTTTGAGAGAATGAACGGGAGGGAGGCTCAAAGTTTTATTCTTCACAACCAAATGGTAAGCGATTGTAAAACCGGTATTTGCGAAAACTCCTTCCGCAGCCTTATAGAAGATCAATCCTATTTTACAATTGCCAATGTAGATAGCTATGCCAGGAAAACAGGCAATAACCTCCTGGCTCAAAATTTAAAGGAAAGCAATATAAAAAGCTGTATTCTGGCACCTATTGCCAGCGGCCAGGAATTATTAGGGGTTCTTGAGTTGGTATCCTTCAGAAAAAATGAGCTTAACAGCATAAATGCCATTAAGCTGGATGATATACTCCCGTATATTGTAACAGCCGTACAAAGGAACAGAAGTGAATTTGAGAACAGGATCAAAGCGGTAATCCAAAGCGAATGTACCTCAATACATCCCAGTGTTCTGTGGATATTCGAAAAAGAAGCAAAGCGTTTTATTAAGGATATGGATGAGGATGGCCTCGCTTCATTTAAGGATATTGCTTTTAAAGATGTTTATCCTTTATATGGTCAAATTGATATAGTAGCATCATCTGAAGCGCGGAATACTGCCATTCAAAAAGATTTGATCCATCAACTCGAAATGGTTGAGAATATTATAGAAAAAGCCAATGAGATCGAAGGTCTTCCCATTTATGACCAGGTAAGGTTTAGAATAAGGGAATTCATGGAAGAGCTGAAGGATAGCCTTAATGCTTCAAGTGAGCAAAAGATCTTCAATCTCCTGCAAAAGGAAGTGAATCCTATCATGGATCATATAAAGGACCAGTCGGCCGACCTGGAGAAACTGGTTTTGGAATACCAAAAAGAACTGAATCCTGAGACCGGCGTGGTTTATATTCGCAGGAAGCACTATGATGAAACGGTACAACGAATTAATCGCACCATGGCCCGCTTCATTGACCGGCAACAGGTTGCTGCACAAAGCATTTATCCTCATTATTTCGAAAGGTATAAGACAGATGGGGTGGACCATAATATGTACATTGGGGCTTCCCTTACCTTTAACAGGCCCTTTAATATGGTCTACCTGTATAACCTGAGGCTGTGGCAATTGAGGACGATGTGTGAAATGGAAAACAGATTCTATCAAATACAGCAGTCCACTCCAATTAGCCTTGATGCTGCATCACTTATATTGGTGTTTAATACCACATTGTCCATAAGGTACAGGATGGATGAGAAGAAGTTTGATGTGGATGGTACTTACAACGCCCGGTATGAGATCATTAAAAAAAGGATCGATAAGGCTTTTATCAAGAATACCGAAGAAAGGATCACTCAAAAAGGAAAGATCGTGGTTGTTTACTCTCAAAGCAGTGATGAAAGGGAGTATTTGAGATATGTCAAATATCTTCAAACCAAAAACTACCTGGGAGATGAGATTGAGCTCCTGGAGCTGGAGGATGTGCAGGGGGTTATTGGCCTTAAAGCCATACGGGTAAATATACTCTATACACCCAATGAGCAGGAACCGGACAGGACTATTACTTACGAGGGCCTTATGGAATACCTAGATGAGGTAAAAGGCGACCACAAAACTTATGACTGA
- a CDS encoding TlpA disulfide reductase family protein — MKKILVVLMIASFFGCQEEHDGYSISGTIEGVEDNNMIYISRLEPNNQPTRIDSVSIQNESFSLDLEDVDQPALHFLSIEGLNGNVLYIAENEPIKFNIKKDDLRDSEIDGGRENEAFLSYLNHLKDLNSRVMELRTEMQQEMGAGNIGPEMMEEYRQREEKVKEEDLEIKKRMIEENPDAYVSALIVTDMRSIGASTAEVKQYFEMLSDNVKQTPMAQALKTNLDKVSAVDIGSKAPTFSGPNPDGEEISLQDAMGKVTLIDFWAAWCRPCRVENPNIVEVYEKYHDKGFNVIGVSLDRADQRDRWLQAIEDDNLTWTQISNLQFWEEPIAQLYGIRAIPAAFILDENGVIVAKNVRGPALEKKVKELLGE, encoded by the coding sequence ATGAAAAAGATATTGGTGGTTCTTATGATAGCTTCCTTTTTTGGTTGCCAGGAAGAGCACGATGGTTATTCAATTTCAGGAACAATTGAAGGAGTTGAGGATAATAATATGATCTATATCTCAAGGCTCGAACCCAACAATCAACCTACCAGGATAGACTCTGTAAGTATCCAAAATGAAAGCTTTTCACTGGACCTGGAAGATGTGGACCAACCTGCACTTCATTTTCTTAGTATTGAAGGCCTGAATGGCAACGTTCTTTATATAGCTGAAAATGAACCCATCAAATTCAATATTAAAAAAGATGACCTCCGTGATTCTGAAATTGATGGCGGCCGGGAGAATGAGGCTTTTCTTTCTTATTTGAACCATCTTAAAGATCTTAATAGCCGGGTCATGGAATTAAGAACAGAGATGCAACAGGAAATGGGAGCAGGAAACATAGGGCCTGAAATGATGGAGGAATATCGCCAACGGGAGGAGAAGGTCAAGGAGGAAGATCTGGAAATAAAGAAAAGAATGATCGAAGAAAATCCAGATGCTTATGTCTCTGCCCTTATTGTGACCGATATGCGCAGTATCGGAGCTTCGACAGCAGAGGTAAAGCAATATTTCGAAATGCTCTCAGATAACGTGAAGCAAACTCCTATGGCGCAAGCCTTAAAAACGAACCTGGATAAGGTCTCTGCAGTGGATATAGGCAGTAAAGCCCCTACTTTCTCCGGCCCTAATCCAGACGGGGAGGAAATTTCCCTTCAAGATGCAATGGGTAAAGTGACTTTAATAGATTTCTGGGCAGCATGGTGCAGGCCATGCAGGGTGGAAAATCCTAATATTGTAGAGGTTTATGAGAAGTACCACGATAAAGGGTTTAATGTAATTGGCGTCTCTCTGGATAGGGCAGATCAACGCGACAGGTGGCTGCAGGCAATCGAAGATGATAATCTAACCTGGACCCAAATCTCCAACCTCCAATTCTGGGAAGAACCCATTGCACAGTTATACGGGATAAGAGCTATTCCTGCAGCATTCATTCTGGATGAGAACGGGGTGATAGTAGCCAAGAATGTACGCGGGCCGGCATTGGAAAAGAAAGTAAAGGAACTACTTGGAGAATAA
- a CDS encoding IS1182 family transposase — MLLPQQKMQLSAYSDLYALIIPKDNLLRKINELIDFTFIYDELVNNYCLNNGRNAESPIRMFKYLLLKTIYTISDVDVVERSRYDMSFKYFLEMAPEDAVINSSSLTKFRKLRLKDTDLLNLLINKTVSISIEKGIITSKSLIVDATHSLSRSNPYSALEVLRERSKLLRKVVYAVDENMKERFPEKNASGELEKELAYCKELEKCIESDQTLSLIPAVKEKLNLLKETVEDTQENYILSKDTDAKTGHKSADSKFFGYKTHLAMTEERIITAAVVTSGEKGDGPELPMLVKISQNNGIQVDTVIGDSAYSGKENLKLKDKDDQNIKIVAKLNPAIAQGSRKNEDKFDYNKDADMFVCPAGHLAIRKARQGKKERGKNQVDTYYFDVEKCKTCPLRDGCYKPGAKTKTYSVSIKSSLHQEQIVFQESEYYKEKSKHRYKIEAKNSELKNVHGYDRAIAYGINSMQMQGALAIFTVNLKRILKLTI, encoded by the coding sequence ATGTTGTTACCGCAGCAAAAAATGCAATTAAGTGCATATTCTGATTTATATGCTTTAATTATACCCAAAGATAATCTTCTTAGAAAAATCAACGAATTAATAGATTTTACTTTCATCTACGATGAACTAGTGAACAACTATTGTTTAAATAATGGGCGTAACGCAGAAAGTCCTATCCGGATGTTCAAGTATTTACTATTAAAAACGATCTATACCATTTCAGATGTTGATGTAGTTGAACGTTCCAGATATGATATGTCCTTCAAATATTTCCTTGAAATGGCACCCGAGGATGCAGTCATAAACTCCAGTTCATTGACTAAGTTTCGTAAGCTGCGTTTAAAAGATACCGATTTATTGAATCTGCTTATAAATAAAACTGTCTCAATATCCATTGAAAAGGGAATCATTACATCTAAATCCCTTATTGTTGATGCCACACATTCTCTATCCAGATCAAATCCATATTCAGCACTTGAGGTCCTGAGAGAGCGTTCAAAGCTGCTTCGCAAAGTGGTTTACGCTGTAGATGAAAATATGAAAGAACGCTTCCCGGAAAAGAACGCTTCGGGTGAGTTGGAAAAGGAACTTGCTTATTGCAAGGAACTGGAGAAGTGTATTGAATCAGACCAAACATTAAGTTTAATTCCTGCAGTCAAAGAGAAGTTGAACCTGTTAAAGGAGACTGTGGAAGATACCCAGGAAAACTACATTCTTTCTAAGGATACAGATGCCAAAACCGGCCATAAATCAGCTGACAGTAAATTCTTTGGTTACAAGACCCATCTGGCCATGACAGAGGAACGCATTATTACGGCTGCAGTTGTCACCTCGGGTGAAAAAGGTGATGGTCCTGAGTTGCCAATGCTTGTAAAAATAAGCCAGAACAATGGAATTCAGGTGGATACAGTAATTGGTGATAGCGCATATTCAGGTAAGGAAAACCTTAAGCTCAAGGATAAAGATGATCAGAATATTAAAATCGTAGCAAAGCTGAACCCTGCAATCGCACAAGGCTCTAGAAAGAATGAGGATAAATTTGATTATAACAAGGATGCTGATATGTTTGTGTGTCCGGCAGGACACCTGGCCATCAGAAAAGCACGACAAGGGAAAAAGGAACGAGGCAAGAACCAGGTAGATACTTATTATTTTGATGTAGAGAAATGCAAGACCTGTCCATTACGAGATGGCTGTTATAAACCGGGAGCTAAAACTAAAACTTATTCGGTCTCTATAAAGTCAAGCTTACACCAGGAACAGATAGTGTTTCAGGAGTCTGAATATTATAAAGAAAAATCTAAACACCGCTATAAGATCGAGGCTAAAAATAGCGAACTAAAAAATGTTCACGGTTATGATCGTGCTATAGCATATGGCATTAATAGCATGCAAATGCAGGGGGCTTTGGCAATATTCACCGTAAACCTTAAGAGAATCCTTAAATTAACCATATAA
- a CDS encoding SIMPL domain-containing protein, translating into MKKLIILAVLMSAVSTQAQEPQSFIQQPVVTVKGEGTVKVVPDQVLIRSRIEHEGNDAGEVKKQNDAAVAKILKYLKSRGIEEKNFRTEYMNLNKNYNYNDKTYSYVANQAISIKLEDLKNYEEVMSGLLEAGLNRIDGIEFQSSKKEEHESAARKKAVENAKLKAGEYAAALGQTIGNALNISEVETNNYQPVYRMEMMKSSADAGGEKTIAPGEMEVTARVTVSFKLN; encoded by the coding sequence ATGAAGAAGCTTATCATTTTAGCCGTGTTAATGAGTGCCGTCTCTACACAGGCCCAGGAACCGCAAAGTTTTATCCAGCAACCGGTCGTGACCGTTAAAGGAGAAGGTACAGTAAAAGTAGTTCCAGACCAGGTATTAATAAGATCCAGGATAGAGCATGAGGGTAATGATGCAGGGGAAGTAAAGAAGCAAAATGATGCCGCGGTCGCAAAAATTCTCAAGTATTTAAAATCCCGGGGAATTGAGGAAAAGAACTTCAGGACAGAATATATGAACCTGAATAAGAATTATAACTATAATGACAAAACCTATAGCTATGTAGCCAACCAGGCAATTAGCATTAAGCTGGAAGATCTCAAGAATTATGAGGAAGTAATGAGCGGCTTACTGGAGGCGGGCCTTAACAGGATCGATGGCATTGAATTTCAGTCTTCTAAAAAAGAGGAACATGAATCTGCAGCCCGGAAAAAAGCCGTGGAGAATGCGAAGCTGAAAGCAGGGGAATATGCCGCTGCGTTGGGACAAACTATAGGGAACGCTTTGAATATAAGTGAGGTGGAGACAAATAATTACCAACCCGTTTACAGGATGGAAATGATGAAGTCCAGTGCAGATGCCGGGGGAGAGAAGACCATTGCTCCGGGTGAAATGGAAGTAACGGCCAGAGTGACGGTGAGTTTTAAACTTAATTAG
- a CDS encoding lysophospholipid acyltransferase family protein, whose product MQRLVYWLVYPVLWLISKLPFRLFYLVSDLVFFLTYHIIGYRRKTVTQNLKLVFPEKPSEEINQIRKHFYSHMCDMFLEMIKSISISNEELKKRYTFTNLPEIEKHMATGRGILLMCGHYASYEWVNALQLYGYDYRGFGVYKRIKNPHFDQMAKDIRGRFDGELIPTVEATRTITRYQKQKVKGVYAMIADQSPKIERARYWTQFMGHTVPVFLGSEKLAKDLDMPVVYLHVEKPKRGHYRATFVTITAKPQEEPQFKITSTYLNELEKQIRKAPQFYLWTHKRWKHKNTPIPNKAVVFDRS is encoded by the coding sequence ATGCAGCGTTTAGTTTACTGGTTGGTCTACCCTGTTTTGTGGCTTATTTCCAAACTCCCTTTCCGTCTTTTTTACCTGGTTTCAGATCTTGTATTCTTTTTAACGTATCATATTATAGGCTACAGGAGGAAAACGGTCACTCAGAACCTAAAACTTGTTTTCCCGGAAAAACCTTCAGAAGAGATCAACCAAATTAGAAAACATTTCTACAGTCATATGTGTGATATGTTCCTGGAGATGATCAAGAGTATTTCCATTTCAAATGAGGAACTGAAAAAAAGATACACTTTCACCAATTTGCCAGAAATAGAAAAACATATGGCAACCGGGAGAGGTATTCTTTTAATGTGCGGGCATTATGCAAGTTATGAATGGGTAAACGCCTTACAGTTATATGGATATGATTATCGAGGGTTTGGAGTTTATAAGAGGATAAAAAATCCTCATTTTGACCAGATGGCAAAGGATATACGGGGGAGGTTCGATGGCGAACTTATTCCAACCGTAGAAGCCACCAGGACCATCACCAGATACCAGAAGCAAAAGGTGAAAGGGGTCTATGCTATGATAGCAGATCAATCTCCAAAGATCGAAAGAGCCAGATATTGGACACAATTTATGGGTCACACCGTACCGGTTTTCCTGGGGTCTGAAAAACTTGCAAAAGACCTGGATATGCCGGTGGTTTATCTACACGTGGAAAAACCTAAGCGCGGCCATTACAGAGCCACCTTTGTAACAATAACTGCAAAACCACAAGAGGAGCCACAATTTAAAATTACCTCAACCTACTTAAATGAACTTGAGAAGCAAATAAGAAAAGCACCACAGTTTTATTTATGGACTCATAAGAGATGGAAGCATAAGAATACTCCCATCCCAAATAAAGCTGTGGTATTTGACAGAAGTTAG
- a CDS encoding acyl carrier protein phosphodiesterase, producing MNFLAHIYLSGNDDHLKIGNFIADSVKGKAFIKYPERVQKGIVLHRAIDTFTDAHPVFRQSSQRLFPIYSHYSTVIVDILYDHFLASNWTSYSQIPLDEYVNDFYELLQDNLEILPKAVQHFLPYMIRDNWLLDYATVEGIGRILSQMNRRTKNRSRMDLAVKELDLYYSEFDEEFKIFFKDLREFTEERVKKL from the coding sequence ATGAACTTTCTAGCCCATATCTATCTTTCAGGAAATGATGACCATCTTAAGATTGGAAATTTTATAGCCGATTCTGTCAAAGGAAAAGCATTTATAAAATATCCAGAAAGAGTGCAGAAGGGAATTGTACTTCACAGGGCTATAGATACCTTTACTGATGCGCACCCGGTATTCCGTCAAAGTTCACAACGTTTGTTTCCAATTTACAGCCATTATAGCACAGTCATAGTAGATATTCTCTATGATCATTTCCTGGCCTCCAACTGGACCTCATATTCACAGATCCCTTTGGATGAGTACGTGAATGATTTTTATGAGCTACTTCAGGATAACCTGGAAATACTTCCTAAGGCAGTTCAACATTTTCTTCCATATATGATACGGGACAACTGGCTTTTGGATTATGCAACGGTGGAGGGAATTGGAAGGATTCTTTCTCAAATGAACCGCCGGACTAAAAACCGGTCAAGAATGGATCTGGCAGTAAAAGAGCTGGATCTTTACTATAGTGAGTTTGACGAGGAATTTAAAATATTCTTTAAAGACTTACGGGAATTCACAGAGGAGAGAGTTAAAAAGCTATAA
- a CDS encoding M12 family metallopeptidase, translating to MRRSKLLYLLPALAFLSCSEDSINDPQPKEELVGTEEVLTNVEAAYPQEIGKVSQVYYAGMEVSVEEIDGEYIYQGDIMLPAEALTSSPVKVIYEKGETPNQKSTGRTSGKWPNNTVYYAIDGNLSSKNRVTDAIKHWEANTNLKFVQRTSQSNYIYFTSGSGCSSYVGMIGGKQNITLSSSCSTGNTIHEIGHAIGLWHEQSRVDRDKHIKINYENIQSGREHNFKTYADMGADGAEFTSNLDFGSIMMYGPYSFSKNGSPTIVKANGSTYSVQRTSLSAGDKEGVNSMYPSGSTEPTYINGEYYTIAGVTVLRYYNNWYYLGGRFGMKKVVLINGTWYYA from the coding sequence ATGAGAAGAAGCAAATTATTGTATTTACTACCGGCACTCGCTTTTCTATCCTGTAGTGAAGATTCAATCAACGACCCCCAACCAAAAGAAGAGCTAGTAGGTACAGAGGAAGTACTTACGAATGTAGAAGCCGCTTATCCCCAAGAAATAGGGAAGGTTTCCCAGGTTTATTATGCAGGAATGGAAGTTTCTGTAGAAGAAATAGACGGAGAATACATTTATCAGGGAGATATTATGTTACCAGCAGAGGCCTTAACATCCAGTCCTGTTAAAGTGATATATGAAAAAGGCGAAACTCCTAATCAAAAAAGTACCGGAAGAACATCCGGTAAATGGCCAAATAACACTGTTTACTATGCTATAGACGGGAACTTGTCAAGCAAAAACCGTGTAACCGACGCTATTAAGCACTGGGAAGCCAATACAAACCTTAAATTCGTTCAAAGAACCTCGCAGTCCAATTACATTTATTTTACATCTGGGTCGGGCTGTTCATCATATGTAGGTATGATTGGAGGTAAACAGAACATCACCTTGTCTTCCAGCTGTTCAACAGGTAACACCATCCATGAAATAGGACATGCTATTGGCCTGTGGCACGAGCAAAGCCGTGTGGACAGGGACAAGCACATAAAGATCAATTATGAGAATATTCAGAGTGGAAGAGAGCACAACTTCAAAACCTATGCTGATATGGGGGCTGATGGTGCAGAGTTTACCTCAAATCTTGATTTTGGTTCTATAATGATGTATGGTCCTTATTCTTTCTCTAAAAACGGTTCCCCAACAATCGTAAAGGCGAATGGAAGTACTTACTCTGTTCAAAGAACATCACTATCTGCAGGGGATAAGGAAGGTGTAAATAGTATGTATCCTTCGGGAAGTACAGAACCTACGTATATCAATGGAGAATATTATACCATTGCGGGGGTAACAGTACTGCGATACTATAACAATTGGTATTACCTTGGTGGAAGATTTGGTATGAAGAAGGTTGTATTAATAAATGGAACTTGGTATTACGCCTAA
- a CDS encoding thrombospondin type 3 repeat-containing protein produces MKNFKLSIACLAVFAMIFTSCSKEEVGGADLNSEKATLSFGALVNDLVANRAATKQAIADLPECTDDTPSYVEIVLMLGDDEVVGTSADPYRVDLVAGQLFTEEDEALELDPGNYTLDHFSVYNADGDLIWLSPRTGSALGEFVTNPLPLAIDLRAGVKKYVDVPVLCFDDRDVNEYGYLFFELDTNVALEFCFFANYCPPNGRHYTANYSVSIWAGTSSAGTPLYTGVEANTGQYDNGDYYATPTCFALPDNDDLNEDYLYYEVTLLDWPANYGSVPAGTVISGTLSKQDILDNFDGDDNVDYEHLRFGCEDNGTTPPDDDNDGVPNDDDNCPNVPNPGQEDADGDGVGDACDNCPNIANPNQDPAACADQPGDDCETSYMFGDVELNSLQYPGNNWGWGLDFDGSDSWFDTYMTSEGVYEFPLWAGAGQNNTAVARQDGVVRVTLTDDNVQVQLVLDAGVSVIESHIFFGEGNWPAKRAPGQLGNNYNATTSLNVHSYPYSGDGTFRLIVHAVTCE; encoded by the coding sequence ATGAAAAACTTTAAACTTTCCATTGCCTGCCTCGCGGTATTCGCAATGATCTTTACTTCCTGTAGTAAAGAGGAAGTCGGTGGAGCCGACCTCAATTCTGAAAAAGCCACGTTGTCCTTTGGGGCACTGGTAAATGACCTGGTAGCCAATCGAGCAGCTACAAAACAAGCAATAGCAGATCTTCCTGAATGTACAGATGATACTCCTTCTTATGTGGAGATCGTTCTTATGTTGGGTGATGATGAAGTAGTAGGTACTTCAGCCGATCCTTATAGAGTAGACCTGGTAGCAGGACAACTGTTTACAGAGGAAGACGAAGCTTTAGAACTTGATCCCGGAAATTATACACTGGATCATTTCTCTGTTTATAATGCAGATGGAGACCTAATCTGGCTTTCTCCAAGAACCGGAAGTGCATTAGGAGAATTTGTAACAAATCCATTACCATTGGCTATTGATCTAAGAGCAGGCGTTAAGAAATATGTAGACGTACCTGTTCTTTGTTTTGATGACCGTGACGTAAATGAATATGGATACCTGTTCTTTGAACTTGATACCAATGTTGCTCTTGAGTTCTGTTTCTTTGCTAACTACTGTCCTCCAAATGGAAGACACTATACTGCCAACTATAGCGTAAGCATCTGGGCAGGAACCAGCTCTGCAGGAACTCCTTTATATACAGGTGTTGAAGCAAACACTGGTCAATATGACAATGGTGACTATTATGCAACTCCAACTTGTTTCGCTTTACCAGATAATGATGACCTTAATGAGGATTACTTATACTATGAAGTAACATTGTTAGACTGGCCAGCAAACTATGGTAGTGTACCAGCAGGAACTGTAATTAGTGGAACACTTAGTAAGCAAGACATCCTGGATAACTTCGATGGTGATGATAATGTTGATTATGAGCATTTAAGATTTGGATGTGAGGATAACGGAACAACTCCTCCTGATGATGATAATGATGGAGTACCGAATGATGATGACAACTGTCCAAATGTTCCTAACCCAGGTCAGGAAGATGCAGATGGTGACGGTGTAGGTGATGCTTGTGACAACTGTCCAAACATTGCAAACCCAAATCAAGATCCAGCAGCTTGTGCAGACCAGCCTGGTGACGATTGTGAAACTTCCTATATGTTTGGGGATGTGGAACTTAATTCTCTTCAATATCCTGGTAACAACTGGGGTTGGGGGTTAGACTTTGATGGAAGTGATAGCTGGTTTGATACTTATATGACTTCTGAAGGAGTGTATGAATTCCCACTTTGGGCTGGTGCCGGACAGAATAATACTGCAGTGGCCAGACAAGACGGAGTTGTAAGAGTAACATTGACCGATGATAATGTACAGGTTCAGCTTGTTCTTGATGCAGGAGTATCTGTAATTGAATCTCATATTTTCTTTGGAGAAGGTAACTGGCCAGCAAAACGGGCTCCTGGTCAACTAGGAAATAATTATAACGCGACTACCTCACTAAATGTTCATAGCTATCCGTATTCAGGCGATGGAACTTTTAGATTGATAGTTCACGCAGTTACTTGCGAATAA
- a CDS encoding response regulator transcription factor, producing MNTEKKQLLLISNSTEFIADIKEGLSLHFQINVVTSMHSGFHTALNLLPDIILIDHTSIDPKSLKNISNFKSTHFLNKCWLMLYANEECRGKIEKDYKDEIDEIYYTSTSAGNLCGKIMQRVYSNSSLTNYWKDSFLGLFNLLSNPVVLLQQESIISMNDSFKQTFKIDKADGIRLTDFVKCENKAKVRESLRNFARGKHMKAVTKTALRLKNNKVRNAKISFSKLDKMINGQYIMMIHFSKEEDLVTESIGSNSALVEECFEENSQMTKFSFTKREKEIIQLLCKGYKTKEISETLFISPKTIEKHRANIIKRTNSETILESIIYAISHNMIDLRVA from the coding sequence ATGAATACGGAAAAAAAACAATTATTACTCATTAGTAACAGCACAGAATTTATTGCAGACATTAAAGAGGGATTATCTCTTCATTTTCAAATTAACGTGGTCACTTCCATGCATTCCGGCTTTCATACAGCTCTTAACCTCTTACCGGATATCATTTTAATAGATCATACATCTATAGATCCTAAAAGCTTAAAGAATATCTCCAATTTCAAGAGTACGCACTTTTTAAATAAGTGCTGGTTGATGTTGTATGCCAACGAAGAATGCAGAGGCAAGATCGAAAAGGATTATAAAGATGAAATAGATGAGATTTACTACACTTCCACATCTGCCGGAAATTTATGTGGTAAGATTATGCAAAGGGTATATTCCAATTCTTCCCTTACTAATTATTGGAAGGATTCTTTTTTAGGGCTCTTTAATCTTTTATCAAATCCTGTTGTCCTGTTACAACAGGAATCCATCATTTCAATGAATGATTCCTTTAAGCAAACCTTTAAAATTGATAAGGCAGATGGTATTAGGCTTACAGATTTTGTGAAGTGTGAGAACAAAGCAAAAGTAAGGGAGAGCTTAAGGAATTTTGCCAGAGGGAAACATATGAAAGCTGTGACGAAAACTGCTCTCAGGCTAAAAAATAATAAAGTAAGGAATGCCAAGATCAGTTTTTCTAAACTTGACAAGATGATCAACGGTCAATATATAATGATGATACATTTTAGCAAGGAGGAGGATTTAGTGACTGAATCTATTGGATCAAATTCGGCTTTGGTTGAGGAATGTTTTGAGGAGAACAGCCAGATGACCAAATTTAGTTTCACTAAAAGAGAAAAGGAGATCATTCAACTTTTATGCAAAGGATATAAGACTAAGGAAATTTCTGAGACATTATTTATTTCACCTAAAACAATTGAAAAACATAGAGCAAATATTATAAAAAGAACAAATTCTGAGACGATCCTGGAAAGCATTATTTATGCTATTAGCCACAATATGATAGACTTACGTGTCGCTTAA